From bacterium, one genomic window encodes:
- a CDS encoding tetratricopeptide repeat protein codes for MASQEKQNAGASGGGSADQISGSKAEGLYAAGMEHYSNRRYVDAAASFAQALVQSNRHPGALKYLGITSYLLGRYPKAIECLVQFLEREPDDEQALWHTGLTCLEMVRFSEAERVLRRLVTVNPRSAQGWRGLGMIFYRRGLYGEAVNMLRKALEAEPNDPDVLFQLGEAFNKLDQVDPAVECFESVLKSQPDNPKVYYNLGILYDKKSLPERASLMYRQAKELSVSGERRAKTAPVKDVADKGLFFSRSLTLVSESPESQPVAGVDRDRYEKFSRRQNRKKQRRVTPEVAPGAEKIGTMDLTKASLKIEEALRTIKEKRV; via the coding sequence ATGGCAAGCCAGGAAAAACAGAACGCCGGAGCCTCCGGCGGCGGGAGCGCGGACCAGATCAGCGGGAGCAAGGCCGAGGGCCTCTACGCTGCCGGGATGGAGCACTATTCCAACCGCCGCTACGTGGATGCCGCCGCGAGTTTCGCCCAGGCCCTGGTCCAGAGCAACCGTCACCCCGGAGCGCTCAAATACCTGGGGATAACCTCCTATCTGCTGGGACGGTATCCCAAGGCCATCGAATGCCTGGTGCAGTTCCTGGAGCGAGAGCCGGACGACGAGCAGGCGCTCTGGCACACGGGACTCACCTGTCTGGAGATGGTGCGTTTCTCCGAGGCCGAGCGTGTCCTGCGTCGCCTGGTCACCGTTAATCCTCGCTCGGCACAGGGCTGGCGCGGCCTGGGCATGATTTTCTACCGCCGCGGACTCTACGGCGAGGCGGTGAACATGCTCCGCAAGGCTCTGGAGGCCGAGCCCAACGACCCGGACGTGCTGTTCCAGCTTGGGGAGGCGTTCAACAAGCTGGACCAGGTGGACCCGGCGGTCGAATGCTTCGAGAGCGTGCTCAAGAGCCAGCCCGACAACCCCAAAGTCTACTACAATCTGGGTATCCTCTACGATAAGAAAAGCCTGCCGGAGCGTGCCAGCCTGATGTACCGTCAGGCCAAGGAGCTTTCGGTGTCCGGCGAGCGGCGTGCCAAGACGGCGCCGGTCAAGGATGTCGCCGACAAGGGCCTGTTTTTCTCCCGTTCGCTCACCCTTGTCTCCGAAAGCCCGGAGTCGCAGCCCGTGGCCGGGGTGGACCGGGACCGGTACGAGAAGTTCAGCCGACGCCAGAACCGCAAGAAACAACGCCGGGTCACTCCCGAGGTGGCCCCGGGGGCGGAGAAAATCGGAACGATGGACCTGACCAAGGCCAGTCTCAAGATCGAGGAAGCGCTGCGCACCATTAAGGAAAAGCGGGTCTGA
- a CDS encoding DPP IV N-terminal domain-containing protein: protein MDKITAACAALTAFVFVSAALAADGLRIVEPRPGTVCYGQEELSLRAEYSGSLPAEGLRFVWSVSGGTVVSEGINASVRALAYRVQTLTVRALAGDSAVARDSLRLTVIQRPEQFTLSERADWEGEVSSRGTLVAFTSFRSGEPEVWTASTASRGVSRITYQGGWAPSWCVDGRTLVFWSERAGVRDLWLLDLGKDQNNARRLTAGDGYDWLPACSPTDSRVAYCSKRGHRLSLKVLDYAAEGQPPQEVVGPEQHPLFPRWFPDGGSLLFTSYSDSLPVVCKVSLLDGSVSRLAGPGAEDADISPDGSHLVLVRNGSLWLHRLADGYERQLTRDGGAVISPRFFPDGRRVIFASSLSGNYDLWTLDLPLSD, encoded by the coding sequence ATGGACAAGATCACCGCAGCCTGCGCTGCCTTGACGGCGTTTGTTTTCGTTTCCGCGGCCCTTGCGGCGGACGGTCTCCGCATTGTCGAGCCCAGGCCCGGCACGGTCTGCTACGGCCAGGAGGAACTCTCCCTGCGCGCCGAGTACAGCGGAAGCCTGCCGGCCGAGGGCCTGCGCTTCGTCTGGTCCGTCTCCGGCGGGACAGTCGTGTCCGAGGGCATAAACGCTTCGGTGCGGGCCCTGGCCTACCGGGTGCAGACCCTCACGGTCCGCGCGCTGGCCGGAGATTCAGCGGTCGCCCGGGACAGCCTGCGCCTGACCGTGATCCAGCGTCCCGAGCAGTTCACCCTTTCCGAGCGCGCCGACTGGGAGGGCGAGGTTTCATCGCGCGGCACCCTGGTGGCGTTCACCTCGTTCCGCAGCGGGGAGCCGGAGGTCTGGACCGCCTCGACCGCCTCGCGCGGAGTGAGCCGGATCACCTACCAGGGAGGCTGGGCGCCGAGCTGGTGCGTGGACGGCCGCACGTTGGTGTTCTGGAGTGAGCGGGCCGGGGTGCGCGACCTCTGGCTGCTCGACCTGGGCAAGGACCAGAACAACGCCCGTCGCCTGACCGCGGGTGATGGGTACGACTGGCTGCCCGCCTGCTCGCCGACCGATTCGCGGGTGGCCTACTGCTCCAAGCGCGGCCACCGTCTGAGCCTCAAGGTGCTGGACTACGCCGCCGAGGGCCAGCCGCCCCAGGAAGTGGTGGGGCCCGAGCAGCACCCGCTGTTCCCGCGCTGGTTCCCGGACGGTGGGAGCCTGCTGTTCACCTCGTACAGCGACAGCCTGCCGGTGGTCTGCAAGGTCTCGCTGCTGGACGGCTCAGTCAGCCGCCTGGCCGGGCCGGGGGCCGAGGATGCGGATATCAGCCCGGACGGCAGCCATCTGGTGCTTGTGCGCAACGGCAGCCTCTGGCTGCACCGTCTGGCGGACGGCTACGAGCGCCAGCTCACGCGCGACGGTGGGGCGGTGATCAGCCCCCGGTTCTTCCCCGACGGGCGCAGGGTGATTTTCGCCTCCTCACTCAGCGGAAATTACGACCTCTGGACCCTCGATCTGCCCCTGTCGGACTGA
- a CDS encoding ParA family protein: MIKLAVITSKGGTGKTTTAVNLGHGLALSGKRVILIDCDPHGDLGLVFGIEGEKSLSDLLRSGKTSVSQVRENLFLITSGGRKLSETELAIAGRDGREFILRNSLSDLRNVDFLICDCAPSRNLININALTLVDRVIIPVSMDYLAMNGARHTIELMREIKRFTRVETELLGILATQYDVRTNLSAEIYRVLVSHFPNKVFDTVIRVNTRLREAPSFGQTIFEYAINSTGAEDYYNLTHEVLRKTSPVRVD, translated from the coding sequence ATGATAAAGCTCGCAGTCATAACCTCCAAGGGTGGCACCGGCAAAACCACCACTGCGGTCAATCTGGGTCATGGCTTGGCCCTGAGCGGCAAGCGGGTGATCCTGATCGACTGCGACCCGCACGGCGACCTGGGGCTGGTTTTCGGCATCGAGGGCGAAAAGAGCCTGTCCGACCTGTTGCGCAGCGGCAAGACCTCGGTCAGCCAGGTGCGGGAGAACCTGTTCCTGATCACCTCGGGCGGACGCAAGCTCAGCGAGACCGAGCTGGCCATCGCCGGGCGCGACGGGCGGGAGTTCATCCTGCGCAACTCCCTGAGCGACCTGCGCAACGTGGATTTCCTGATCTGCGACTGCGCCCCCAGCCGCAACCTGATCAATATCAACGCCCTCACCCTGGTGGACCGGGTCATCATCCCGGTGAGCATGGACTACCTGGCCATGAACGGCGCGCGCCACACCATCGAGCTGATGCGCGAGATCAAGCGTTTCACCCGGGTGGAGACCGAGCTGCTGGGCATCCTGGCCACCCAGTACGACGTTCGCACGAACCTTTCGGCCGAAATCTACCGCGTGCTGGTGTCGCATTTCCCCAACAAGGTGTTCGACACGGTGATCCGGGTCAACACCCGTTTGCGCGAGGCTCCCAGTTTCGGCCAGACCATCTTCGAGTACGCGATCAATTCCACCGGCGCCGAGGACTACTACAACCTGACGCACGAAGTGCTCAGGAAAACCAGCCCGGTCCGCGTCGACTGA
- the rpmE gene encoding 50S ribosomal protein L31, whose product MREKIHPDYKKCIVTCACGNTYETRSTQDKITVEICSECHPFYTGKQKLVDTAGRVELFRRRYANVMPKGAK is encoded by the coding sequence GTGAGAGAGAAAATCCATCCCGACTACAAAAAGTGCATCGTCACCTGCGCTTGCGGCAACACCTACGAAACCCGCTCGACCCAGGACAAGATCACGGTGGAAATCTGCTCCGAGTGCCACCCGTTCTACACCGGCAAGCAGAAACTGGTGGACACGGCCGGCCGTGTCGAGCTTTTCCGCCGCCGCTATGCCAATGTGATGCCCAAGGGCGCCAAATGA
- a CDS encoding DUF1385 domain-containing protein: MASREIKMGGQAVIEGVMMRSEDLWAVAVRSPDGGIKLRRGRWIPVARRLPVFKLPFLRGMVVLIETLVLGIKALNWSADIATTGESGRTESQEKGLWWGLTMAGTVAFSLLLGVAAFFYLPLMLTEWLGVKNPVLFNVVDGIFRVVLFLGYLAVISRWKEIARVFEYHGAEHQVIAAWEDKKELTWDNIHPYSTFHPRCGTSFILILMLVSILVFMFLGRPDNLGERLVRMLFIPLIGGVSYELIRLSGKYARNPVARALIAPGLWLQRITTSTPDQGQVEVAVASLRAALGLDESEEQTPSAPLAAEA, translated from the coding sequence ATGGCGAGCCGGGAAATCAAGATGGGCGGCCAGGCCGTGATCGAGGGCGTGATGATGCGCTCCGAGGACCTGTGGGCCGTGGCCGTGCGCTCGCCGGACGGTGGGATCAAGCTGCGCCGCGGGCGCTGGATCCCGGTGGCCAGGCGGCTGCCGGTTTTCAAGCTCCCTTTTCTGCGCGGTATGGTGGTGCTGATCGAAACCCTGGTGCTGGGGATCAAGGCCCTCAACTGGTCGGCCGACATTGCCACCACGGGCGAGAGCGGACGGACCGAGAGCCAGGAGAAAGGCCTCTGGTGGGGCCTGACCATGGCCGGCACCGTGGCGTTCTCCCTGCTCCTGGGCGTCGCTGCCTTTTTCTACCTGCCCCTGATGCTGACCGAATGGCTGGGGGTGAAAAACCCGGTGCTGTTCAACGTAGTGGACGGCATTTTCCGGGTGGTCCTGTTCCTGGGCTACCTGGCCGTGATCTCGCGCTGGAAGGAGATCGCACGGGTCTTCGAGTACCACGGCGCCGAGCACCAGGTGATCGCCGCCTGGGAGGACAAGAAAGAGCTGACCTGGGATAACATCCATCCCTACAGCACGTTCCACCCACGCTGCGGCACCAGTTTCATCCTGATCCTGATGCTGGTCTCGATCCTGGTGTTCATGTTCCTGGGCCGTCCGGACAACCTGGGCGAGCGCCTGGTGCGGATGCTGTTCATCCCGCTGATCGGCGGGGTGAGCTACGAGCTGATCCGTCTGAGCGGCAAGTACGCGCGCAACCCGGTGGCGCGGGCGCTGATCGCCCCCGGCCTCTGGCTGCAGCGGATCACCACCAGCACGCCCGACCAGGGCCAGGTCGAGGTGGCGGTGGCCTCGCTGCGCGCCGCCCTGGGCCTGGATGAGAGTGAGGAGCAGACGCCGAGCGCTCCCCTGGCCGCAGAAGCCTGA